From Triticum urartu cultivar G1812 chromosome 2, Tu2.1, whole genome shotgun sequence, a single genomic window includes:
- the LOC125538633 gene encoding uncharacterized protein LOC125538633, whose protein sequence is MKIDNERPYHTNAFHELLGSGGPKVDGESERETKDNLLEDKMVEQTNPSEHGFVKAEHEKGGKTRQIRIEDVSYDKDVVEISLPSSVVSSDYGGHFVKDVCIDEGVLADQKGSGEKVVSEKVCPIFDSSMADANGDLKEDIRVDPVKTAHKSQIVPLHVVHATDGNTMEEIRADPLKTEHESESQIVTLHVPCATDGNKMEQYSSGEARDLEGNKTTDEFTNVNDEKSSPRQLPSHEAAKQCQQVGTVISETCETHKPFCDGEAIDEVASNDCHETGSSTAPESSSLSGLPVESTSDGLSAAIPEEDGAELDNRGLNPANHYNPFIAYGSLEDTWESKYALPTIVDDVSVVPMCPVGKTDSFSDIVNGGALGGFDYVETAESRIGDSSRLDSVGARSSRLGVQASEESHDQGGLVERTDSFSDIIKGAPGRFDSVAADETRIKHNRLDSIEESSGRLDVQASEESSDQRDVGNKMRIDGAHGAEPSDVKSENHPKCETGAVEDEHDFNPRDMGDGTKTREESNGGEESSTVSQTESAVQQNGPDDAKLTTRGGIRNPFESSFSGANITLDAVAPSAHIGNTSLRSDSSTTSTRSFAFPVLQTEWNSSPVRMAKADRRRFRRDRGWGYRVLCCKF, encoded by the exons ATGAAGATAG ATAATGAAAGGCCTTACCATACCAATGCTTTTCATGAGCTTTTAGGCAGTGGCGGCCCTAAAGTAGACGGTGAATCTGAAAGGGAAACTAAGGACAATCTTTTGGAAGATAAAATGGTTGAACAGACCAATCCATCAGAACATGGTTTTGTGAAAGCTGAGCATGAGAAGGGAGGTAAAACCAGACAAATACGGATCGAGGATGTTTCTTATGACAAGGATGTTGTTGAGATCAGCCTGCCAAGTTCTGTGGTTTCTTCGGATTATGGTGGGCATTTTGTCAAGGATGTCTGCATTGATGAGGGAGTGCTTGCTGATCAAAAGGGTTCTGGAGAGAAGGTAGTAAGTGAAAAGGTGTGCCCAATCTTTGATTCTTCAATGGCCGATGCAAATGGTGATCTGAAGGAAGACATAAGAGTTGATCCTGTGAAAACTGCACATAAGTCACAGATAGTTCCCCTTCATGTCGTGCATGCTACTGATGGTAATACTATGGAAGAAATAAGAGCTGATCCTTTGAAAACTGAACATGAATCAGAGTCACAAATTGTTACCCTACATGTTCCATGTGCTACTGATGGTAATAAGATGGAACAATATTCTTCTGGCGAAGCACGTGATCTTGAAGGCAACAAGACTACAGATGAATTTACCAATGTAAACGATGAGAAATCAAGTCCTAGACAGTTACCAAGTCATGAAGCTGCAAAACAGTGCCAGCAGGTGGGCACAGTAATTTCTGAGACCTGTGAAACTCACAAGCCATTTTGCGATGGAGAAGCAATTGATGAG GTAGCATCAAATGATTGTCATGAAACTGGATCTAGTACTGCACCAGAGTCCAGTTCCCTCAGTGGTTTACCAGTTGAATCAACTTCTGATGGGCTATCAGCTGCAATTCCTGAAGAAGATGGTGCAGAATTAGATAACAGAGGATTGAATCCAGCTAATCACTACAACCCTTTTATCGCCTACGGATCTTTAGAGGACACATGGGAATCCAAGTACGCTCTACCTACCATTGTCGACGATGTTTCTGTTGTACCCATGTGTCCTGTTGGAAAGACAGATAGTTTCAGTGATATTGTCAACGGTGGCGCACTGGGAGGTTTTGATTATGTTGAGACAGCTGAATCCAGAATTGGAGACAGTAGTAGGTTAGATTCTGTTGGAGCACGTTCAAGCAGGCTGGGAGTCCAAGCATCTGAAGAGAGCCATGATCAAGGAGGTCTTGTCGAAAGAACAGATAGTTTTAGTGACATCATCAAGGGTGCACCAGGTAGATTTGATTCTGTTGCAGCAGATGAAACCAGAATCAAACACAATAGACTAGATTCTATAGAAGAAAGTTCAGGCAGGTTGGATGTCCAAGCATCTGAAGAGAGCAGTGATCAGAGAGATGTCGGTAACAAGATGAGAATTGATGGAGCACATGGTGCAGAGCCTAGTGATGTCAAGAGTGAGAACCATCCGAAGTGCGAGACCGGTGCTGTCGAAGATGAACATGACTTCAACCCAAGAGACATGGGGGATGGCACAAAGACAAGGGAGGAAAGCAATGGCGGCGAAGAGAGCTCTACGGTTTCGCAAACGGAGTCGGCGGTACAGCAGAATGGACCTGATGATGCAAAGTTGACGACTCGGGGCGGCATTCGCAACCCCTTTGAGTCGAGCTTCTCTGGAGCAAACATCACGCTGGACGCGGTAGCGCCCTCTGCTCACATTGGCAACACTTCTCTTCGTTCGGATAGCAGCACGACGAGTACTCGGTCCTTCGCATTCCCAGT GCTACAGACAGAGTGGAACAGCAGCCCGGTGAGGATGGCAAAGGCGGACCGCAGGCGTTTCAGGCGAGACCGGGGCTGGGGTTACAGGGTCCTCTGCTGTAAATTCTGA
- the LOC125538635 gene encoding uncharacterized protein LOC125538635, which produces MSCTRISGAVLVFALLFASLLLTLYLPAACARHVVLLEAQDGLNIGGGRQQVVGDDAGKAVPVSNAGGSRPVRTVELPAARRHRVDAADELHDMLRRDYAWRARRRKPIHNDEPRDDEP; this is translated from the exons ATGAGCTGCACCCGGATCAGTGGTGCAGTCCTCGTTTTTGCCTTGCTCTTCGCCTCGTTATTGCTCACGCTCTACCTTCCCGCTGCTTGTGCTCGCCATG TGGTGCTGCTAGAGGCCCAAGATGGCCTGAACATCGGAGGAGGCCGGCAGCAGGTGGTTGGTGATGACGCAGGAAAGGCCGTCCCCGTCTCGAACGCCGGCGGCTCACGGCCAGTGAGGACGGTGGAGTTGCCCGCGGCGAGGAGGCACCGGGTGGACGCGGCGGACGAGTTGCACGACATGCTGAGGAGGGACTACGCGTGGAGGGCGAGGCGCCGCAAGCCCATTCACAACGACGAGCCTCGCGACGACGAGCCCTAA